CGATCAGCTCCTCCTCTTCGAGCAAAGCCATGTCGTTGCGGATCGTCGCCGCCGACACCCCGAAGGAGTGCCGTTCGACAATGCTCTTCGAGCCGACGGGCTCGCGGGAAGAGACGTAGTCCTGCACGATCGCGCGCAGCACATCGAGGCTTCGTTCCGAGACCATGCTCCGCCTCCTCGATCGTCTCTTAGCACTCGCTGATCCTGAGTGCCAATCATATCTCCTCGACGTGGGACCGGGCCACGGCCGTGCGGGACGGCGACGAGGCACACACCTCCCCGGTCGGTGCCCGCTCGAGCGAGGGGCCGATTTCTCGCTGCTGTTCTCAGATTCGCCCGAGCCCCCTATGATTGGACCGTCACTCGTCCACCAACCCGGTGGGCATCTAGGTAGGAGGAGAGACCCATGTCCGCAACGTCCCCGCCGCCCGATCAGCCGTACGGAGGCAGCTCGCAGCAGTTGAGCCCAGCCGACGAGAAGCTCTGGGCGACGCTCGTCCACGTCGGCGGCATCCTGTTCAACTGGATCCCCGCGCTGGTCGGCTATCTCGTGCTGAAAGACCGCGGTCCTTTCGTGCGCGCGCACACCGCGACGGCTTTGAACTTCCAGATCACGCTCTTCATCGGCTACCTGGTGGGCTGGATCACCAGCTTCGTGGGTGTCGGGCTGATCATCCTCTTCGCTGTCTGGGTGGTGAACATCGTGCTCAGCATCATGGCGGCGATGAAGGCCAACCAGGGCACCAACTACACGTATCCGATCGCCATCAAGTTCGTCAGCTGACCTTCGCCCGCTTCACTCCTCGGCGAGCAGCCGCCGTACCACGGCGTCCGCCAGCAGCCGCCCCCGCAGAGACAGCGCCGCTGTCCCGGCGAGGGCGGCTTTCGCGTCCACCAGACCATCCGCGATGAGTCCGGCCACGGCGCGGCGGCCGGCCGGCTCCAGCTCGGGGATCGAGATGCCCTCCCGAATGCGCGTGCGGAGCAGCACGCGTTCGACACGCTGAGTCTCGGCGCTCAGAGTCTCCCGTCCCGCCGCGGGCGACTCCCCCGCGAGAACCCGCTGCGCATAGGCGGCGGGGTGCTTCACGTTCCACCAGCGTACTCCGCCGCCGTCGCCGCCGATATGGCTGTGAGCGCCGGGACCGATGCCCCACCAGTCGTGGCCGAGCCAGTAGGCGAGGTTGTGGCGGGAACGGTGGTCGTCGTCCTTCGCCCAGTTGCTGACCTCGTACCAGTCGTAGCCCGCGCCGGTCAGCCGGGTGTCGGCGCGTTCGTACATATCGGCCTGGAGATCGTCGTCCGGCTCCGGGATCTGCCCCGATGCGATCTGCCGGGCGAGCTTGGTGCCCGGTTCGACGATCAGCGAGTATGCGGAGAGGTGGTCGGGCACACAAGAGAGCGCGGTGTCGAGCGAGCGCTCCCAATCGCCGAGCGTCTCCCCCGGTGTGCCGTAGATGAGATCCAGACTGACCTGCAGGCCGGCGTCCCGCGCCCACTGGACCACGAGGGGGATGCGCTCGGGGTCGTGGGTGCGCTCCAGGGTCGCGAGGACGCGCGGGACGGCGGACTGCATCCCGAAGGAGACCCGGGTGAACCCGGCGGCGGCGAGCCGGAACAGACCGGCCGCGTCCACCGAGTCCGGGTTCGCCTCGGTCGTGACTTCCGCGTGCGGTGCGAAGCCCCACTGCTCGCGCACGGCGCCGAGCATCCTGCCGAGAGCCTCCGGCGGGAGCAGTGTGGGGGTGCCGCCGCCGAAGAAGACGGTCGAGACAGGCCGGGCCGGAAGGCCGCTGCGCTCGAGCGCCCGAGCGGCGAACCGCACCTCCGTCGCGGCGTGATCCGCGTAGTCGGTCTGGGCGACACCGCGCAGTTCGGTCGCGGTGTACGTGTTGAAGTCGCAGTAGCCGCAGCGCACGCGGCAGAACGGCACATGCAGGTAGACGCCGAAGTCCCGGTCTGCCGAACCGGCCCCGACGCCGCTGGGGAGCGCCCCGTCCGCCGGCGCCGTCTCCCCGAGCGGAAGCACACCCGGCATCAGCCGGCCCAGGCAGGGAGCAGCGACCGCAGATAGCGGGCGGTGAACCGCCGCTGCATCACCCCGAGCACCGGCGACGCGATCCAGAAGAGCGCGTTCGAGGGCCGTGAGAGCGCGCGCAGCACGAACCAGACCGTTCCATCCTCACGGAACTCCACCAGGAAGAGCTCTTCTCCGCTTTCCGGATGCCCCTTGAGCGTCCCGTACGCGAAACCGCGCCGATTGGGCTCGTCCACCACGGAGACCACCCGCACGGGAGCGGAGAAGCGGAACGGTCCCAACGGGACCCGCAGCACCGCCGACATACCGTTGCGGATGAAGGGCGAGCCGTCGTCGGCGAAGAGATCCTCGCCGGCCCGGCGCTCCCGCATCCCGCGCGGCGAGCCGTCGGGGTTGTATTCGATGCCCTCGTACTGGATGCCGGTGCCTTCGTCGACCTCGGTGATCTGGATGCCGCTGCCCCGTTGCACTCCCCAGGTCATGAGCGCCTGCGCAGCGGACTCGAACCGCTCTTCACCGCTGCCAAGCCGGACTTGCCGCTCCAGCGGTTTGTAGCCCCGCGGCGGGTAGGACATCAGATCCGAGGCCTGAGTCGCGCCGACCGCACCGTACGTGACGGGCTGATCGGAGAGAGGGGAACGCTGCATCGTGTCTATCCTGCGTCAATCGGGCGCGGAGCGCGAATCTGCGGGAAGCGGCGGCACGGCCACGGTGTGGGCGAGCGCTGTTGCCGGCACAGCGCTCCACGAGGCGCCCGGCCTCGGCTCACTTCTTGTCCTTCTTCCCCACTTCCCCCGACAACGCCGCGATGAACGCTTCCTGCGGCACCTCGACGCGGCCGACCATCTTCATCCGTTTCTTGCCCTCTTTCTGCTTCTCGAGCAGCTTGCGCTTGCGGGTGATGTCGCCGCCGTAGCACTTGGCGAGGACGTCCTTCCGGATGGCGCGGATGTTCTCGCGAGCGATGATCCGGGCGCCGATAGCCGCCTGGATCGGGACCTCGAACTGCTGCCGCGGGATCAGCTCGCGCAGGCGGCCGGCCATCATCGTCCCGTAGGCGTAGGCCTTCTCGCGGTGGACGATCGCGCTGAAGGCATCCACTTGCTCGCCCTGGAGGAGGATGTCGACCTTCACGAGGTCCGCCTCGTGCTCGCCGGCGGGCTCGTAGTCGAGCGAGGCGTACCCGGCGGTGCGG
This genomic window from Leifsonia xyli subsp. cynodontis DSM 46306 contains:
- the hemW gene encoding radical SAM family heme chaperone HemW: MPGVLPLGETAPADGALPSGVGAGSADRDFGVYLHVPFCRVRCGYCDFNTYTATELRGVAQTDYADHAATEVRFAARALERSGLPARPVSTVFFGGGTPTLLPPEALGRMLGAVREQWGFAPHAEVTTEANPDSVDAAGLFRLAAAGFTRVSFGMQSAVPRVLATLERTHDPERIPLVVQWARDAGLQVSLDLIYGTPGETLGDWERSLDTALSCVPDHLSAYSLIVEPGTKLARQIASGQIPEPDDDLQADMYERADTRLTGAGYDWYEVSNWAKDDDHRSRHNLAYWLGHDWWGIGPGAHSHIGGDGGGVRWWNVKHPAAYAQRVLAGESPAAGRETLSAETQRVERVLLRTRIREGISIPELEPAGRRAVAGLIADGLVDAKAALAGTAALSLRGRLLADAVVRRLLAEE
- a CDS encoding DUF4870 domain-containing protein; amino-acid sequence: MSATSPPPDQPYGGSSQQLSPADEKLWATLVHVGGILFNWIPALVGYLVLKDRGPFVRAHTATALNFQITLFIGYLVGWITSFVGVGLIILFAVWVVNIVLSIMAAMKANQGTNYTYPIAIKFVS
- a CDS encoding DUF1990 family protein, coding for MQRSPLSDQPVTYGAVGATQASDLMSYPPRGYKPLERQVRLGSGEERFESAAQALMTWGVQRGSGIQITEVDEGTGIQYEGIEYNPDGSPRGMRERRAGEDLFADDGSPFIRNGMSAVLRVPLGPFRFSAPVRVVSVVDEPNRRGFAYGTLKGHPESGEELFLVEFREDGTVWFVLRALSRPSNALFWIASPVLGVMQRRFTARYLRSLLPAWAG